One window of Mercenaria mercenaria strain notata unplaced genomic scaffold, MADL_Memer_1 contig_2209, whole genome shotgun sequence genomic DNA carries:
- the LOC128552257 gene encoding transcription intermediary factor 1-alpha-like: MEVAGRKLETEEGTLSDVFCEPCQVENKKTEANGACRECKEYMCTTCFRHHLKAKHCRNHVLLSSVASMSLESSTEDAEKCEKHDNEPIKFYCRTHEIVGCGDCIVLGHANCKPEYIKDLAKTFKNGDEFKNVMEKLKIFETHEKESGETIKKNKDEALSMYDRALKEIRQFRSDINIYLDKAEANILSEVEKLATENTKMQRKLEQDVKVLTSEIEEVKQKLNTQLYHGNSLFINAIRCKSKFDDIEKMHAKIKQEHSVKRFQFNRDENISGILQAAQQLGKLRVDSGLDGKPKSKDFVTGVRVRRGPDWKSRIYGNQVRYL, translated from the exons ATGGAAGTCGCTGGTAGGAAGTTGGAAACAGAAGAAGGAACTTTAAGCGATGTGTTTTGTGAACCATGTCAGGtagaaaataagaaaactgaAGCAAATGGAGCATGTCGGGAATGTAAAGAGTACATGTGTACCACATGCTTCCGGCATCACCTTAAAGCTAAACATTGTAGAAATCATGTGTTACTTTCATCAGTCGCTTCAATGTCGCTGGAAAGCAGTACAGAAGACGCGGAAAAATGCGAGAAACACGATAATGAACCCATAAAATTCTACTGTCGTACACATGAAATCGTAGGCTGTGGCGACTGTATAGTGCTAGGACATGCAAATTGTAAGCCAGAATATATCAAAGACCTAGCGAAAACGTTCAAAAATGGAGACGAATTCAAAAACGTAATGGAGaaactaaaaatatttgaaacGCATGAGAAGGAAAGTGGGGAGACAATTAAAAAGAATAAGGACGAAGCTCTATCAATGTATGACAGAGCTTTGAAGGAAATTCGGCAATTCAGATCAGATATAAATATCTATCTGGACAAAGCAGAAGCAAATATCTTATCTGAGGTAGAAAAGCTAGCTAcggaaaatacaaaaatgcagAGAAAGCTCGAGCAAGACGTAAAGGTGTTGACATCAGAAATCGAGGAAGTAAAACAAAAGCTTAACACGCAGCTGTATCATGGGAATTCATTGTTTATCAATGCAATTAGGTGCAAGTCTAAATTCGATGACATTGAAAAGATGCATGCGAAAATAAAGCAAGAACATAGCGTGAAAAGGTTTCAGTTTAATCGTGACGAGAATATCTCTGGAATATTACAAGCTGCACAACAATTGGGGAAACTGAGGGTTGATTCCGGTCTCGATGGAA aaCCGAAATCAAAGGACTTTGTGACAGGTGTACGTGTACGTCGAGGTCCTGATTGGAAAAGTAGAATATATGGAAATCAGGTTAGATATTTGTAA